Below is a genomic region from Anoplolepis gracilipes chromosome 1, ASM4749672v1, whole genome shotgun sequence.
tataataaggtatataaaaagaattgtttacatataattattgttgattttaagattaattgtaaaatatctattatatatataataatgcaattcaAGATGTCATTAGCACTTGTCTTTTTGCAGAAGGAAGGTACGACGCTCTTGCTCGCTGATATATTTTGCACATGCTTCGGTTGGGAACCCATCAAGCCAATTAGAGATACGACTCTGTCGAGCGGATCGAGAATCGATCCGAAATTTGTGAATAATCCTGAATTAAGTGACGTACAATTTAGAGTCGAAGGTCGTGTTTTCTACGGtcataaaattgtattgaTTACATCTTCCCCGAGGTTCAGAAATATGTTAAGTTCAAAATTATGCGAAGGCAATCCTCCGATTGTGCAGATCAATGACATAAGGTATCACATCTTCCAGGTACGCaattatgtttcttatatGACAATTGTATTATTCTCTATTAACtatgaacattttattaaatacgagATGAAAGGATTGTTCTTAGAgatatatttcgattttaGATGGTCATGGAATTTCTTTATCACGGCGGTTGTGCTACTTTAGAAGTTAATCAAAGTGATGTTCTAGAATTAATGGCGGCGGCCAATTTCTTTCAACTCGATGGCTTGCTCAGATACTGTGAAGCACAGTGTTCCACAATGGTGGATCTTGACAATATCGTTTCTATGTATATTCACGCaaaggtatatttttataacaacgTATATGTCCGTAGAAAAATTAAGAGTCGCTTCGTACTTGAGACTATCGTTTaacgaattatttttcaaaattatcagGTGTATAACGCAGCACAACTCTTGGAGTACTGTCAAGGATTTCTATTACAAAATATGATGGCTCTCCTGACATATGACGATTCAGTTAAGCGTTTGTTATTCGCGAAAAAGTTACCGAATCACGATGTTCTCGCAGGCCTGTTGCTTACACTGCAATCACGGATAAAGGCCAGACGATCTCAACAACAAAACAAGATTAAAGCTTAGACTGTTCCATTTGGAAATtagtaagtatatataattgaaaataagcataaaataatttcgcaatTTAAGTCTCTCAACTTTAAGTTGCAAGAGTTATAGATATGTCAAAGTAAAAAGAACTTTATATGACTTGTGTTTTAGAAGACACTGAGATGTAATCTTAAGTACTCTAAGACAAAACTGAATGTtgtcatattttaatagaacatgtataaaagtctattattgcaacgatattaaatattgtaattttaaattgttaaaagaacacatttttatatatgtactgtaatataatattataatgtatgtaatgtatgttacaaataataagaataatagatTTCATGCGAGAATTACTGCCTTTTTACAAAGTACTTTTGTAAATAAGCTGATATAAAagctttgacatttttatatgtatatcacttTTCCATGCATTTATCATAAAAGTTGAATTTCGCCTATGATTGAACAAACTTTCTGGCAACAGAAAATCTGAccattataatatgtatatatcttatactgaaatataagttttttttatactatgtaCAAGAGCTATATGTGTAACAAGAACTTTGTTATTAGACAtagtaattgaatttttttatattaactgttttcaaatttaataaaatcggaTACTTTTGATTTTGTGCGTGTATAGtacactttaaatatatatatatatgtacctttatatttctcaatgCAATTccatgttataattatacaggaTATAAAACAAATCTATTTGCAAAAGaacaaaacataatttaatacctaatattaatttagcaCATACAAATCAACAATGGCATAATAAAGCTATTATACTTGACATTAGCGCAAGTATTGTTATCAATGTTATagtactatttatttaaaggatgttaatgattaattatatatacaatagtcagattataatcttaattatattatatgttggATTTTTGAGGATCCGGAATGCCTAATAATCATATTAGAATCGAGTAATCATAGAAAAGTGGTTGTCTCAATCAAATCGATTTTTCCTTCTTATATCTATTAACACTTACAATCTTAAATCTCCTTATATAGGCGGTATTATTTTAACGatacaattataaacaattattttgattaatttaatcaggTCTGGTGATATTCCAAATCTTGAATAAAACTGATACATATAACTTGAGACACATAtacatgttattatattgtatgcacttgttacattttttataaatttaatccatGATATTcagatatttgttattaaaaaaattatttttcttgccaatatattaataatatattgacgAAATTAACACCCAAACTAATGaggtaatttttaataaatgttaatagcttgattagatttattaaacagacagaaataaaaatacgaccataaagaaaatataactgagataaaattacaattcgGAAAACGTATAATATACAGATTCAATATGTAGATTTTTATGCGATAATcgattaatacaattttactagaattatcatttcattaaaagagttgataattagtaatatatcATAACATGCAAATAGTATGTGtagaataacaaaaaaatctattcaattagtaatttaaatacaaccaattatatatacaaattttttatacaaatataattaatatgtatatatatatatgcagttttgtattaattatagtcATATGCACgcgtcattatttattatatattatttcgtgaTAATgagaataaacattttatttgcacagcttgtataatttttatgtgcaCAAAACTTGAATTCTCTGCCTATTTATAAATctgtttaaaaatagttttatagaaCCTAATTcttttacgtaatattttaaatatcgataCATTTTACTAAAGAAAGACATCAGTCGAGTTAATATCATGACTATAAAAGTGTACTATTGTGTATGATGACGTCACGTGtagtaatttgtaataatagtcAATTAGAAACGCCCAATGTTAGAATCCAATGATTATtggtatttcttttttgaacAATTTTGATTAACCATTAATCTTATACACCTGTGCATCCATGGATATATCTTTATGTCatgaatatacttttatatcatGGCTAATACACAGCATAacaatgtacaattttttgaagctataaaaagatattaacaaatttttataaattttattattgacaaaTATGTATGACTTaggtaatttttaaagtaattgaaGCATACAACATGAGAAAAGTTTGTTCCAGTAAATTCTGTGTTAACATAATACTTATGACATAATGTTcgtttttagaattaaaaagttttatttatattccaataatataaaaacttactattaatataaaattaatattaatatatttattattaatattcttttatattaatataatactaatataaattaataataatagaaaaagtatCTGAAATAAGTATTgtgtatatcataaaataagaGTACGAGTTGAGATAAAGGTATCATGAGCtcttttgtcaatatttattcattgctccaataatttattcattaataataatttacgccTGTATAGGaagtgcaataataaaatttaaaaaaaaaagttataaaaattcatattttacacttgaaatattgtttcataaaattttaaaatgtctaACTTATCTCTCCAAAAATACaagagataatttatattcgtaagcagatataaaataagtctCTATACTCTCCtcatatttgtattttcaatGTATAGAAATAGAGAAATCAAGATGAACGTAAGAACATAAAAAAGTTACCTTAATCAACTTTATGAAACATAGATTGAGACAACCCTTTTCATTTATCGGTAAAACCCGCACAGAGGCTAAAAGCGCTAACTTAATTTAATGACTAGAATAACAGTTAATACAATGGCAACTATAATCGCAAGTAACAACAAGATGTAAACTTTCCGACGAAATTTACTTTGGTAATTACTTCCCTTCACAAGCTCCTGTGCTCCTAACTCCACATTGCCGTGTATATTCTCTATATGGTTGTCAATCGTATCTACAAGAAAGTAATTAGCTTCAGTCAagcatgttatatattttattaaggcaacacatttattttgaacTTTATAATAACTctttatacgataaaaaagattattatttataaaatcaattttaatactaaaaagataCCTACCAATAGTATCACCTTGTTGATGCACCAATGCTGCAAGTTCGCGCATAATTTGATTCACATCCAGAATATCTCCCTCAATTCGTTTAATCCTATCTTCTCTCTCTAACAGTAGTCCTTGTTGAAACTCGAGTGCCCTAGGCATGCCATAATATACAatgattgtatatattgtcttCAATATTCTGTGTTACTCAATATTGTTCTTCAAGATGCATTGAAACTAACTTACCATACACATAAGAGTGTATTTTATAACTtctctatattaaaaatatatgtgataattaagtttttcacacactgaaattttaaattcagtCTATCTTGTCAGATATGCTACAAAATCCACGATTTCTATTATTGTTTGATCCAGAAAATCTTACATTCTCCATTAGCTGATACAATTACGATAGCTTCTATGTTCATAGCATTGTGCAATATGTGACCAATGGAAACCATCGCTTTTGTTCCAACTAAGCAAATAGGTAAGATTTTCTGCATTAATTATGAGGGTACATATATCGTATTATTTTGCCCAAAgtgcaaaaatatgaaaatttacgaACCTTTGTGTTGCTCTATGTTCCTGTTCTTGTACTTGAAGTAGCCGGTGTGTCTCCTCAGCATCCTCCCCATCCAttgaattttctatattagTTATAGCTAAAATATGTCTCTTCATCTTCTCTGCAATTGACTGCAAAAAGTATTTTGCCGTTAATTTAAGATCAGatagatatttcataaaactTTGTATTCATGTTTTGCAAGTTTTTGTATCAAAGGTGCATCTCATACACTCTCTTTATAGACATTTACCTTTTGCATATCAGAATATCTCTGTAATGCATCTTTAAAGTCTGTTGTGagtttttcaatttgtaaCTTTTGTTGTTTATCTCCGCGTCTCATCAGTACCGTTAGTCTCGCTATATCCTTGCTTGTTTGTGTAACCACTTGATTGGTACTTAATTGTGTTACATGtctgaaaaagataatttatatataataaatacactacatattatacatatattcacaaatatatacatatatacatatatacatatatatatatatatatatttctgaattttttatatataattttattattataatttaatgaatcaatcacatatatattataactgcATTTACTTACACTTTGTCTCTTAAGCCTTGATTATCCTTACTGGTTCCGATGTTTTTATAAGCTCTTTCCAAAGTTTTCCAACTTGTGTTAATCGTATATATGTTAGTGGTAATATTTTCACTGAGACTATAAAGTTCGGTAGGACTAAATCCTATTTCAGGTACATCCACCCGTTGATCCGTAGACCCATAGTTTTGCGAGCGCTGAGCCATTCTGAGAAGAAAATACTGCTTAATTTTTGTGTTCagaatcttatataaatatagaatcctatataaacaaatttataaactgtTCTCATGACATATATCAAAGTTTGAGACATGTAAAAGCATTTCTttgtttattaactttatttgctaacatatacacacatgtgtataataaaacaaaaaaataataaaatctataataaataaagaaagcaatctcttatataaaatatgagaaaactAAAagcagaatttaaaaaaaatcatatataatttatatatgatgagttattatagtaaatattttcttgtaatatatttacaatgtgaCCTTCTTATATGCTTcttgtatacataatataatgaaataacattagttatataaatatttgatacaatgaataattatatataatgtatataattatatataatgtatacaaattaCTTATAccatattaatgatattttgtcagttattatttgtgttattagaaattatacgtccaagttttttttatttatttttccaaacaaAAATTGTCCGATATACAAACTTGCTTAACGTACCTTTGTGTGCaacgattattttaaaaatgctaGAAATTTTTCTCGGTCAATCTACGTTTGTTTCTTATACAACGCGAGATATTTAAACGCTCACAAGTATCGCGAAGCTAAATTTACAAGACACGTCCTTTGTACGATGACATATACGGGAGATTTAACGTCAAAAACTCGAGCTCTCTCTAATTCTGTATGACAATCATTTAATTGAAGGAGGGGTTAGATTAGGGATACGCAAGTCGCGCTTGTGGATAATACCTCGTAAGATGTCCGTCACTAACCTGAATCCGTTCTTTATCACAAGTGTCCttaaacgtataaatataaatcgtcTCCGTGTggaattacatttaaaaacgtGCAGAAAAGTGTCTTCCTACACGAATTGGCTCAGAAACTGACAGTTGCCCAAACGTTCTGACGCAACGGCCGCGTGACAGCAGACTTTTTATCCTCCCATCTTCCGTCTTCCGTTCCCGTCCGTGTACGTTGACAGAGATCTGATTTACCGacgtgtatatttttcttttttttgccaTGTACGTGCGAATTAAATTTACGAAAACGACGCGAATCTGTCGAAGAAAATTTTCGAATTTCTTTCAAGATTTTTACTATCCATGACAAAGTACGATTCAATTCTATTCGTTTACTACGAAATTCAGTCGGACCACCGGAGTCAAGTTGCGATCTACGAGCgctttctcatttttttgtaCGGTATTGCGAAGTCGCGAGCAAAATTTGGACGATCCAAATGTCAATTATTCGATCGCGAATACGTTCGAATCGCGCGCGAAAAACgcctgaaattatatatttgcccCTTCTCCGCTGTACCGGAAGACGCTCTTCCGGGATGAGTTTTCGCTAACTCATGTGGAAATGTCTAATCTACCGTCCAACGTATCATCGACTGGCGAGATCAAAAGAGAGTCCGACGTGGCCGATTAATTTCGACGATTATCGGTCGAATTTTCGCTCGCGGGTGTTCCGCCCAACTAATATTCCggcattttttttcctcggaTCGCGCGACGATCGATCGTCGCGCGACTCCACATCAGTCGCGTTACGGACGTTGAGCTGACAGCAGCGGTATTTCCCCCTCCTCGCTCTTCGCTCGGAAGTTGCCGAGTGCGACCGACAGATTGCGAAAGCCTTCAGAAACAACAACCGTCGGCCGTAAGTAAACGCTATTGTGTTCTCTTCTCGCTTTGCGCGGTGATTTAACGGGTGTGGTGTGGCGTGGGTGCGGCGAAACCGGGTGCGAAACGCGACCGTGTGCTCGCGGAAGTAAAAGAGAATCGCGGAGGATCCTCCGcgaagtctctctctctctctctctctctctctcggggGCAGCGAGACCCCATCGTGCGGACACGGGTAGGTCGTCGTGCGTCATGTCGGGTGTGCAAAGCATCGTGTGTCTCTATCTacctatttctctctctctctctctctctctctctctctctctctctctctcggagcCTCCGCCCGCCACCGTTTTTCTCCCGCGAGTTTCCGCGAATTTTTCGCGAGAGATTTGcgccccctccccctcccgccCAGAGAGAGGGTTTCCGTTCGAGATTTTTCGCGAAGAAACCGCCGCGGTTTGTCGTCGCCCACGCAACTCCCACGTTTGACACTTTAACCAGCCGATGTGCGCGATCGTTCGGTAGGAGGGGAAGGGTGTCTATCGAGAATGGCACACGCGTGAGAAAAGTTGCGGAAAGAAACGCAGTGAACGAGTCTGTTGCGCGAGAAAGATGATTTTCATAgccttcttttttcttactaAATTTTCCACGATGTGCCCTGAAGCAGCGGTTGGGTGGGAGAGGGAAGGGAGAGAGTAGAGGAGAGCGCGAGAGAGTCTCTCGGtctctctcccccttctcTTCCGCGTGCCCTCTTGGCTTCGACGAATTCCGGAATTAGTACGTGCCTTCGACGCTACGCTTCTTCTCGGAGACGCTCGTTGCCACGAGCGTGTCATCCTCTGCCGTGCTTCTTTTCCTCGTGCAACAGCAGCCCGTTCGACGTTTTGGAGTTTCCGAGTAACGTTTTCGTTCGCGCGACCGTTCGGAGAAATTGTTTATCGTGTCTTTTCTCGgattcggaaaaaaaaaaaaaaaaaaaaaaaaaaaaaaaaaaaaaagcctcAAGACCGAGCAACGACACGCGTGTTTTTCTCGTGATAGTTTTTCCTCCTACCTTCCGTTTATTATGTTTCGACTTTAGAACGCTGACTGTATTTTCCGTGATAATACACGCAGTAACACAGTAATACTAAAGACGTGCAAAAATTGATCGATCAAATTTCGACGAGTGTTTTATAAGCACAATGTGATTtacaagaaattttacttacaTTCTCATatagcaatttaattttaatttttaatttaatttaatttaatttaattgtaactttCCTTATATTCTCatgtagaaatttaatttcagtattagaaaatttttgcaaaaaaatatttaacggcAAGTGTACATGATAACTCCAAATATTGGCATACAATCCGATAACGTACGCATATCTTATTCGCGTAGTCAGCATTCTAAAGTTAAAATCGCTTTGCAAATCGCAGAATTAGTAAGCTACAGCATAAACTAATctccataattaaaaataatctccataattcattattttatagcatGTGTATCGTTTATTATTCGCGTCGATGGGATCGTTATCAGATTTAACATATTaggtatctctctctctctctctctctctctctctctctctctctctctctctctctctctctctctctctcttatctcTTTTCGATCTTCTCGAAGGAGTCAAGGCTCGAAATATGGCGAGTCGGACCGCGCGTCCCTTACGGGATCTTCTCCTTCTCGCCATTACGCGTTCACACGCGTCCTCCTTCCAGGAAGAGGCTCTCGTATCGTCGCTCATTCCGGAAATTCCGCTTTGTTCTCGGAAATGCGATGGGCACTCCCGGCGTGTCGAAGAGCAACACACACGGGAGAGCACGCGTGTGCCTCTTACCGATCGATGTTGCCTCGAGCACATGCACACACGACCGACTTGGAAGGCAGGCGTGTGTGCTCCCGCTTGTGTCACGCTTGTTTCAACAACGATAGGCGATTTTATATTAGCTCTCGAGTCTCGATGCGCGCGTGTAccttctaaatattttatatagggatgtatataaaaagattccTGCAGGCATACACTCGTTGGGAATACGGTATAagcattttatatctatatacatacactcGGTCGTGCTTCAACTAGCGATCATTAATCGGGCTATTTTTAAGACTGATATACCCTTCGTGTTTGTGgatctaattaaaatgttcTCAAGATCGTGCATTTATCAAGTTACCGTGCTTAACAGTTTTGATTCTTATTTCTCCGATGGCGTatgattttaaacaatttgcaAGCCGATATCGAAGGAAATATATTCTCGTGtcgatatacatttttttcttaatgaaaACTCAAGTTCAAATTTCTCGACTATCTGAAAGAATGTTAGTTTCGTCGAGAGAGGTACATACAATCgaatatttaacaatcttGTGAttcaaggaaaaaaaaattacatcctCTTCTCGATACGTTTATCTTATCGAAAAGTCAAGTTCAAATTCTTCGATTGTTCGAAGGAACGTTAgttttgttgaaaaatgcaATCAAATATCTGATCTTGGaatgaaaatgatttattaattatttttacgcgaTAATAATTTCCATATAAAACGGTAATCTTTTTAAGTTTATCAGTAAAGCTTAATCAGTaaagttttgatttttaacgatttttctggttacgtataattaaaaaaaaaaaagtacgagCCAGCAATTACGATGTGCGatatcgaaagaaaaaaatgatatcctgatatattttttgaacaaaaaatcAAGTTCAAATTGctcgattattgaaaaaaatgttaatttcatTGAGAGATACAcgcaatcaaatatttaacaatcttGGTGAAGGAAAATTCTAACATTTTATGCGTCGATAATTTCCATGAAACGATCTTCTTAAAGTTTGTGAATATTCGAACGGAGAATTCGAAGAATGCCGACGAAACATCTGGTTGAAAAACTCGTTCTTGTTTCATTTCAACCTCGCCCATGCGATTGTGCGGTCGTCTCTCGCAGCGAAGTGCATCGCTATACATGCACCTTTAAACGGCCGTGCAGCGCATGCATGCTTGTATGGGGAGGGCTCCGATCGGCGACGGCGCTCCTTTGTTGCAGCAAGACCTGAAAACGTTTATTATACTATGAATAGACGCGCTGATTTTCTTTCGAGCGAGTCTAACGTTTGAGCTACGTGCAAATCAATGAATATGCGATTCTAAATTCTGTTCTCGCGCCACTCGATCCCAGAACGCAGATCTCTCGCGATGCTTGCGATGGTCAAGTGAAtctggattttttttattccaggTCATTCTAGATCATACTCACACGAGTTCTCTCTCATTATCGACAAGTCTATAGGAGAGCCTTAATTACGCGTTTGTTTATCTGTTTATGGCAGTGTAGATTTTTTCGTAACTGTTTCATTGGCTGTGCGattttttcgtaaaagttTCTTCGATGTTCTGGAGacataaaatcttttcttcttttcaacGATCTTTTGTCCTCTGGCAAGTTTGCTGTATAATCAGATTTGACagagtaaatatatttcttgttatCCGAAATCACAGACTTTAAAACTCATCGATAATCTTTGAACTCAAAATTCGATCTCTTCCAATACTTGAAGTcacaaataagaaataatagacGTCTTGCAGGAATCCTTTGTCAAGGGATTGTTATCAACATATATCTAGATGAGCCAATTTGCATCGATCATATAAAGTGCgagataaagatatttatcgaCGTTAtcgcaatcttttttttttttttctgtctcgACTAGTCATTTGCTTAATTTTGCGTAATGATAaagatgtaaattatatattttatattttttgtattaaagaacaaaattatatcgGATGTGTAATCTTCCGCTTTCATCGTATTTcgcgtatttattttatttcttatttttagatatgtttttgtttattgttattaaaattctagtgtttattaatattccatGCACGCGTTTCCATAGAAAAGTCGTTAAATCTATTCGACTGTAGTCCACTGTAATGCATTGAATTTACACTAGAATGTCATAAATATTGAAGGCGAATGCGTCAGTGAGTTGCTCGCTTATCTTTTGTATTAtctcttgttaaaaaaattctacatttgCTATTTGTCTCGTCGTTAGTTTCGGAGTTAACTCGAAAAGTTAACTTGCACtttatcttttctattattcttACCGGAAAAAGGTCGAAAGAATAATAACTTGCTACTTGTCTTTTTATTAGTTTAGTCAACTAGAGCACATTAATcgctttatcattttttgcattatcatttttcaaagaatataaaataagtgaaTGACTCACTACTCGATTTATCTTTTGCGCAAATTTGCCGAGTTTACGCAATATCAAGATAAGTCCTTGtggcaaaaaattttaatttatctctcattcatttaatttacacaAACAAATTCAGTAATCTATTTTACTGAGTGTTCCATTTGCATTTTTCCATGCTCGATGTACTTCCGACATAATTTTACCGAAAGTTTGTCATTTTTCTATCATCTGTTGTATTTACCGTTAATATTTCTTCTGCGAAAAGCACTTAAAAGGCAATTAATTTGTCATTCGATCGATTCGtcgttgattttttataaattttgttcaagATTGACAGTCCCGAGCTATAGCGAGCAGCTGTCACGGCGCATCAGTGACGTGTCGTGAGGAAACGGAAAGTTATGGTGCGCTCGGGGGAGATAGGGGGACGGGAAGGAGAAAAGGAGGGAACGTGGAAGTTCGTTCGCTTACTTGCACGTTTTGCGTCATTCTATCGCCTATCTCTTTGTGCGCCATCGTCATCCACCTCGTGCATGAcggtttctttctttctctctctctctctctctctctctctctctctctctctctctctctctctctctctgtctctctgtctttcaAGGATCTTTCGGCGTCACATCGACCGCCGATAGCACACAAAACGAATAAATTCGACGAACGAATTCAGCATACGCTGTTTGTCTGATCTTTCTCGAGAAGTCACGACTATACATGCTTTTCGGAAGTTTACCAGACGTCTGAAAAAACAAGACGCAGAAACAATGAACGGAcgattataaatcttttttatttttattgattattagtcattaatttataaatcattcaTATACTTACATCCCGGTTATAACtttgatattgatttatttgtttattttatattaatccttatatataagagagtTTGTGTTTTactacattaaatttattatattggtttttatattgattaagaACACTATATAAACTGTGATAATATTGGCAAGTAATGCAATATGGAGATTTTGTCCTATAGATATTGAGAGATATATACTCTCTcctacgtatatatttttttccatcggGGTAGTTGCGAGTTTAATCACATTCAATTAATTCCGATATTTCTTGATGATATTAATAGATGTTCGATAGAGGGTAGTAACTTAGTTCGCCGAAGTCCGGCGCAAATAGATCGGAACGCGAAAGTTTGCATTTGCGAAATTACCTGAGTGAAAAACGATTATTCATGGCATGGAAATACCATGATGAGCCAAGTGTCTTATTCTAAAGTGCAACGTAGACATATTCTTGCGTCTGTGGACTCGTCCTCGCTTCTCTCTTCTccagaaaaatatcttttactttattatctttattattatattgcatttagAGAGTATTatgcttttacatttttatatatatattctgcaaaaaagaatttaatttttgctccAAAAGAAGTCGTTGATTAGTCGGTATTTTTGAATGattattattcgttttaaaaataattgttttcttatatactttgttagaattgttaattattattcaggGTATTTACTACCTGAAAAAACACGACGAATCTGAAATTCgtaagaatttcttttatctgTAAAAATCAGGAAATcttcatggaattttatcgAGACtcagagaatttaaaaaaaaatctctgataattttgaaatctggAGGTAACGAGAATTATTTTAGCAACtttcaacaaaataaattttttgtgcggtttttaatacttttcatTCAAACTAAGGCAAAGTAAAGggtcatttaaatttcaagtatTAGACTTGAAatagaattttgaacaaaaaaaaatctagaaaatcaaagaatctttacagaattt
It encodes:
- the Syx13 gene encoding syntaxin-12, coding for MAQRSQNYGSTDQRVDVPEIGFSPTELYSLSENITTNIYTINTSWKTLERAYKNIGTSKDNQGLRDKVHVTQLSTNQVVTQTSKDIARLTVLMRRGDKQQKLQIEKLTTDFKDALQRYSDMQKSIAEKMKRHILAITNIENSMDGEDAEETHRLLQVQEQEHRATQRALEFQQGLLLEREDRIKRIEGDILDVNQIMRELAALVHQQGDTIDTIDNHIENIHGNVELGAQELVKGSNYQSKFRRKVYILLLLAIIVAIVLTVILVIKLS